A region from the Vibrio sp. SS-MA-C1-2 genome encodes:
- the rsmE gene encoding 16S rRNA (uracil(1498)-N(3))-methyltransferase: MRMPRIYHPESLKNQTDVQLSDDAANHVGRVLRMQVEQQIMLFDGSHYQYPAIITAVSKKSVSVKILESVETFNESPLNIHLGQVVSRGDKMEFTIQKSVELGVNTITPLISERCGVKLNAERFEKKLQQWQKIAIAACEQSGRNVVPEIRPIMKLEEWCAEQDDALKLNLHPRAKYSINTLPSPDGKIRLLIGPEGGLSAEEISMTEQYRFEETLLGPRVLRTETAAMTAITALQVRFGDLG; the protein is encoded by the coding sequence ATGCGAATGCCTAGAATTTACCATCCAGAGTCATTAAAAAATCAGACTGACGTTCAATTAAGCGATGATGCTGCCAATCATGTCGGCAGAGTGCTCCGTATGCAAGTTGAACAACAAATTATGCTATTTGATGGTAGCCACTATCAATATCCCGCTATAATTACCGCGGTGAGTAAGAAATCTGTAAGCGTAAAAATCCTAGAATCAGTCGAGACATTTAATGAATCGCCACTTAATATCCACTTAGGGCAAGTTGTTTCTCGTGGTGATAAGATGGAATTCACAATCCAAAAAAGTGTTGAATTAGGCGTCAATACCATTACTCCATTGATTTCTGAACGTTGTGGCGTGAAATTAAACGCAGAACGTTTTGAGAAAAAATTACAACAATGGCAAAAAATTGCTATTGCTGCTTGTGAACAATCAGGCCGTAATGTTGTGCCAGAAATTCGTCCTATTATGAAACTTGAGGAGTGGTGTGCGGAACAAGATGATGCACTTAAGCTCAATTTACATCCAAGAGCAAAATATTCGATCAATACTTTACCTTCCCCTGATGGTAAGATCCGATTATTAATTGGCCCAGAAGGTGGTTTATCTGCCGAAGAGATCTCGATGACTGAGCAGTATCGGTTTGAAGAGACCTTATTAGGACCAAGAGTGTTACGAACGGAAACAGCCGCCATGACAGCAATTACCGCACTACAAGTCCGTTTTGGCGATTTAGGTTAA